In Lotus japonicus ecotype B-129 chromosome 5, LjGifu_v1.2, one genomic interval encodes:
- the LOC130720103 gene encoding legumin type B-like: MAKPFVLSLCLLLFTSTCLARSFDWSDRFSQCQLDRINVLEPDNRVESEAGLIETWSPSQSPELQCAGVSVVRRTIQPKGLHLPSFTPSPQLIMIVQGRGALGIAIPGCPETYEEPQSQSRQGRRGGSSRQQRDRHQKIRHFSPGDIIAIPPGIPYWTYNYGNEPAIAISLIDTSNFANQLDQTPRVFYLAGNPAIEHPETQQSQRQPRRESPGGRRHGQHHQESEQEEEEGGSILSGFGAEFLQQVFNIDHDTAKQLQSSDDQRRQIVKVEGDDLSFISPESADEDEDEEDEDEDQEQHGRHSRPSGRRTRRPSREEDEDEDEDEEERQGGGRGRGERQRHFEREEEEEREERGPRGRGKHWQREEEEEEEESRRTIPSRRESRGRGGCRTSNGLEENFCTLKIHENINRPSRADLYNPRAGRISDINSLTLPILRFLGLSAEYVNLYQNGIYGPHWNINANSIIYVVRGRGRVRIVNCQGQAVFNDELRKGQLLVVPQNFVVAQQAQDEGFEYVVFKTNARAAVSHVKQVFRATPAEVLSNAFGIRQRDISDLKFSGNWGPLVNPDNTQSRSRDSVIAKVA; the protein is encoded by the exons ATGGCCAAACCTTTCGTGCTCTCTCTTTGCTTACTGCTCTTCACGAGCACCTGCTTAGCTCGGTCCTTTGATTGGTCCGACCGGTTTAGTCAATGCCAGCTTGACAGAATTAACGTGTTGGAGCCTGACAACCGCGTTGAGTCTGAAGCTGGCTTGATTGAGACATGGAGCCCCAGCCAGAGCCCCGAGCTACAATGCGCCGGGGTGTCTGTTGTCCGACGCACTATCCAACCCAAAGGACTCCACTTGCCATCCTTCACTCCTTCTCCACAGCTGATTATGATCGTCCAAG GAAGGGGTGCTTTAGGAATTGCAATTCCTGGGTGTCCTGAGACGTATGAAGAGccacaatcacaatcaagacaAGGAAGAAGGGGAGGAAGCTCACGGCAGCAAAGAGACAGGCACCAGAAGATTCGTCACTTCAGTCCCGGTGATATCATTGCCATTCCACCTGGAATCCCTTACTGGACTTACAACTACGGCAATGAACCTGCCATTGCCATCAGTCTCATTGACACCTCCAACTTTGCAAACCAGCTTGATCAAACCCCAAGA GTGTTTTATCTTGCCGGAAATCCAGCGATAGAGCACCCAGAGACCCAGCAGAGCCAGAGGCAACCACGCCGTGAGTCCCCCGGTGGACGCAGGCATGGCCAGCACCACCAGGAGTCTGAgcaggaggaggaagaaggtggCAGTATCCTCAGCGGCTTCGGCGCAGAGTTTTTGCAACAAGTTTTCAACATCGACCATGACACCGCAAAGCAACTCCAATCCTCAGATGATCAGAGGAGGCAAATTGTGAAGGTGGAGGGCGATGATCTCAGCTTTATTAGCCCCGAAAGTGCAGACGAAgacgaagatgaagaagatgaagatgaagatcaagagCAACATGGACGCCACTCACGTCCCTCCGGACGAAGAACTAGAAGACCCAGCAGGGAGGAGgacgaagatgaggatgaagatgaagaagagagaCAAGGAGGAGGACGTGGACGTGGAGAAAGACAAAGACATTTcgagagggaagaagaagaagagcgtGAAGAACGTGGACCACGAGGACGAGGAAAGCATTGGcagagggaagaagaagaggaagaagaagaatcacgCCGGACAATTCCATCTAGGAGAGAGAGCAGGGGAAGGGGAGGATGCAGAACTAGCAATGGTCTTGAGGAAAACTTCTGCACCTTGAAGATTCACGAGAACATCAACCGCCCTTCACGCGCCGATCTCTACAATCCACGCGCCGGTCGCATCAGTGACATCAACAGCCTCACCCTCCCAATCCTCCGCTTTTTAGGTCTCAGTGCTGAATACGTAAATCTCTACCAG AATGGAATCTATGGTCCACACTGGAACATCAATGCAAACAGCATCATTTACGTGGTGAGAGGCCGAGGAAGGGTTCGCATAGTGAACTGCCAGGGGCAAGCAGTGTTCAATGACGAGCTCAGGAAGGGACAATTGCTGGTGGTGCCACAGAACTTCGTGGTGGCGCAACAAGCACAAGATGAAGGATTCGAGTATGTGGTGTTCAAGACCAATGCTAGAGCTGCCGTGAGCCATGTCAAGCAGGTGTTCAGGGCCACCCCTGCCGAGGTTCTCTCCAACGCCTTCGGTATTCGCCAGCGTGATATCAGTGATCTCAAGTTCAGCGGAAACTGGGGCCCTCTGGTCAACCCTGACAATACCCAATCTCGATCACGAGACAGTGTCATTGCTAAGGTTGCATGA
- the LOC130718673 gene encoding legumin type B-like, with protein sequence MAKPFILSLCLLLFTSTCLARSSDWSDRFSQCQLDRINALEPDNRVESEAGLIETWSPRQSPELQCAGVSVVRCTIQPKGLHLPSFTPSPQLIMVIQGRGALGIAIPGCPETYEEPQSQSRQGRRGGSSRQQRDRHQKIRHFSPGDIIAIPPGIPYWTYNYGNEPAIAISLIDTSNFANQLDQTPRVFYLAGNPAIEHPETQQSQRQPRRESPGGRRHGQHHQESEQEEEEGGSILSGFGAEFLQQVFNIDHDTAKQLQSPDDQRRQIVKVEGDDLSFISPESADEDEDEEDEDEDQEQHGRHSRPSGRRTRRPSREEDEDEDEDEEDEQQHGRRSRHSGRRTRRHSREEEEDEDEDEEERQGGRGRGERQRHFEREEEEEREERGPRGRGKHWQREEEEEEEESRRTIPSRRESRGRGECRTRNGLEENFCTLKIHENINRPSRADLYNPRAGRISDINSLTLPILRFLGLSAEYVNLYQNGIYGPHWNINANSIIYVVRGRGRVRIVNCQGQAVFNDELRKGQLLVVPQNFVVAQQAQDEGFEYVVFKTNARAAVSHVKQVFRATPAQVLANAFGIRQRDVSDLKFSGNWGPLINPDNTQSRSRDNVLAKVA encoded by the exons ATGGCCAAGCCTTTCATACTCTCCCTTTGCTTACTTCTCTTCACGAGCACCTGCTTAGCTCGGTCCTCTGATTGGTCCGACCGATTCAGTCAATGCCAGCTTGACAGAATCAACGCGTTGGAGCCTGACAATCGCGTTGAGTCTGAAGCTGGCTTGATTGAGACATGGAGCCCCAGACAGAGCCCCGAGCTACAATGCGCTGGGGTGTCTGTCGTCCGATGCACCATCCAACCCAAAGGACTCCACTTGCCATCCTTCACTCCTTCTCCACAGCTGATTATGGTCATCCAAG GGAGGGGTGCTTTAGGAATTGCAATTCCTGGGTGTCCTGAGACGTATGAAGAGccacaatcacaatcaagacaAGGAAGAAGGGGAGGAAGCTCACGGCAGCAAAGAGACAGGCACCAGAAGATTCGTCACTTCAGTCCCGGTGATATCATTGCCATTCCACCTGGAATCCCTTACTGGACTTACAACTACGGCAATGAACCTGCCATTGCCATCAGTCTCATTGACACCTCCAACTTTGCAAACCAGCTTGATCAAACCCCAAGA GTGTTTTATCTTGCCGGAAATCCAGCGATAGAGCACCCAGAGACCCAGCAGAGCCAGAGGCAACCACGCCGTGAGTCCCCCGGTGGACGCAGGCATGGCCAGCACCACCAGGAGTCTGAgcaggaggaggaagaaggtggCAGCATCCTCAGCGGCTTCGGCGCAGAGTTTTTGCAACAAGTTTTCAACATCGACCATGACACCGCAAAGCAACTCCAATCCCCAGATGATCAGAGGAGGCAAATTGTGAAGGTGGAGGGCGATGATCTCAGCTTTATTAGCCCCGAAAGTGCAGACGAAgacgaagatgaagaagatgaagatgaagatcaagagCAACATGGACGCCACTCACGTCCCTCCGGACGAAGAACTAGAAGACCCAGCAGGGAGGAGgacgaagatgaggatgaagatgaagaagatgaacagcaACATGGACGCCGCTCACGTCACTCGGGACGAAGAACAAGAAGGCACAGcagagaggaggaggaagatgaggatgaagatgaagaagagagaCAAGGAGGTCGTGGACGTGGAGAAAGACAAAGACATTTcgagagggaagaagaagaagagcgtGAAGAACGTGGACCACGAGGACGAGGAAAGCATTGGcagagggaagaagaagaggaagaagaagaatcacgCCGGACAATTCCATCTAGGAGAGAGAGCAGGGGAAGGGGAGAATGCAGAACTCGCAATGGTCTTGAGGAAAATTTCTGCACCTTGAAGATTCACGAGAACATCAACCGCCCTTCACGCGCTGACCTCTACAATCCACGCGCAGGTCGCATCAGTGACATCAACAGCCTCACCCTCCCAATCCTCCGCTTTTTAGGTCTCAGTGCTGAATACGTAAATCTCTACCAG AATGGAATCTATGGTCCACACTGGAACATCAATGCAAACAGCATCATTTACGTGGTGAGAGGCCGAGGAAGGGTTCGCATAGTGAACTGCCAGGGGCAAGCAGTGTTCAATGACGAGCTCAGGAAGGGACAATTGCTGGTGGTGCCACAGAACTTCGTGGTGGCGCAACAAGCACAAGATGAAGGATTCGAGTATGTGGTGTTCAAGACCAATGCTAGAGCTGCCGTGAGCCATGTCAAGCAGGTGTTCAGGGCCACCCCTGCTCAGGTTCTTGCCAATGCCTTCGGCATTCGCCAGCGTGATGTTAGTGATCTCAAGTTCAGCGGAAACTGGGGCCCTCTGATCAACCCTGATAATACCCAATCTCGATCACGAGACAACGTCCTTGCTAAGGTTGCTTGA
- the LOC130720815 gene encoding patellin-4-like, which translates to MYASFSLLSPPLSTSVFRQPLAAGKSDRGEGGGGDTTTTTSVMNDTDQCICNDENAKTLVLGVPLVFIENQKKKKIPNDENLEEHDHDHDHDYQDQEDGRTQTPAEIKLKIKKSLLEFRCKVEDAILGNYLLGGPDVNLTKGEFAAAKANLREITLWGVPLLPSKAHEGTDIVLRKFLKAKDCKVNEAFEMLQKTLIWRLRNNVDGILDEDFDPEVENVGFLDGRDREGRPVSFMVCGVLRDKNLYKKVFGTHQKCDRFFRWRIQLMERAVKKLEFREGGVDSIIQIYDLKNTPSKGMKELHALNERALMLFQNYYPELTHKNVVIYAPFWFYTSQVLFSRIMNQRNKKKFILARSQKTTKTLLNFVTPELLPAEYGGLKRDSDKDFSPADKVLELKIKPSSVSAVEFPINEPGVTVIWDVTVVGWDVSYKEEFIPDDECSYNILLQNQSIVGDSTRNSFYISEPGKIVITVENATFKKKKMYYRSKTRTTVPMFILLS; encoded by the exons ATGTAtgcttctttctctctcctctcccCTCCTCTCTCTACCTCAGTTTTCCGGCAACCCCTCGCTGCCGGAAAATCTGATcgcggagaaggaggaggaggagacaccacaaccacaaccTCCGTCATGAACGACACCGATCAATGCATATGCAATGACGAAAACGCCAAAACCCTGGTTCTCGGGGTTCCCCTTGTTTTCATTgaaaaccagaagaagaagaaaattcccAATGATGAAAACCTAGAAGAGCACGATCACGATCATGATCATGATTATCAGGATCAGGAAGATGGACGGACACAAACCCCTGCTGAAATCAAGCTCAAGATCAAGAAATCGCTGCTGGAGTTTCGATGCAAGGTTGAGGACGCAATTCTCGGGAACTATCTGTTAGGGGGGCCTGATGTGAATCTCACAAAAGGGGAATTCGCGGCGGCGAAGGCGAATCTCAGAGAGATTACCCTCTGGGGTGTGCCTTTGTTACCCAGCAAGGCACATGAGGGGACTGACATTGTGTTAAGGAAGTTTCTGAAGGCGAAGGATTGCAAGGTGAATGAGGCCTTTGAGATGCTGCAGAAGACATTGATTTGGAGATTGAGGAACAATGTTGATGGGATTCTTGATGAGGATTTTGATCCTGAGGTTGAGAATGTTGGGTTTTTAGATGGTAGGGATAGGGAGGGTCGACCGGTTTCGTTCATGGTTTGTGGGGTTTTAAGAGATAAGAACTTGTATAAGAAAGTGTTTGGAACACACCAGAAATGTGATAGGTTTTTCAGGTGGAGGATTCAGTTGATGGAAAGGGCTGTGAAGAAGCTAGAGTTTAGAGAAGGAGGGGTGGATTCGATAATTCAGATTTATGATTTGAAGAACACGCCGAGCAAAGGAATGAAGGAGCTTCATGCTCTTAATGAAAGAGCTTTGATGCTGTTTCAGAACTACTACCCTGAGCTCACTCACAAAAAT GTAGTAATATATGCTCCATTTTGGTTCTACACATCTCAAGTGTTGTTCTCAAGAATCATGAACCagagaaataaaaagaagttCATCTTAGCTAGATCACAAAAGACCACAAAGACACTTCTCAA TTTCGTAACCCCAGAGCTTCTTCCAGCTGAATATGGTGGTCTAAAGCGGGACAGTGACAAAGATTTTTCACCTGCTGACAAGGTTTTAGAGCTTAAAATCAAACCAAGTTCGGTTTCCGCAGTTGAGTTTCCGATCAATGAG CCTGGTGTGACAGTGATATGGGATGTAACTGTGGTGGGATGGGATGTGTCCTACAAAGAGGAGTTCATTCCAGATGATGAGTGCTCCTACAATATACTATTGCAAAACCAAAGTATTGTGGGTGACAGCACTAGGAACTCTTTTTACATCAGTGAACCTGGGAAGATAGTGATAACAGTCGAAAATGCGAcattcaagaagaagaaaatgtactATAGATCAAAAACCAGAACAACGGTTCCAATGTTCATCTTGCTATCATAA